Proteins found in one Paenibacillus borealis genomic segment:
- a CDS encoding glycerol dehydrogenase, with amino-acid sequence MRKILTSPSKYVQGKDELYNIGDYVTIYGRKALLVAHKDDQARVQDYLDKAVAKGGFEFVTGGFGGECTLKEIDRLEQFAAAEGCDVIVGLGGGKALDTAKAIANRARIAIIVVPTIAATDAPCSGSSVIYSEHGEFESYLYARQNPNVVLVDTGIIANAPTRFLVAGMGDALSTFFEARSCVRGFTYNNSGAVSTKAAMELARLCYETLLEDGLKAKAANDSKVVTQALENIIETNILLSGLGFESGGLAAAHAVHNGLTILEETHHYYHGEKVAFGTLVHMVLENAPQAELDTVLAFCKSIGLPTCLKDLGVTDISKERLMPVAERACAEGESIHNMPFPVTPYDVYAAILAADRLGGSGGGAR; translated from the coding sequence ATGAGAAAAATACTAACCTCTCCCTCTAAATATGTCCAGGGCAAAGATGAACTGTACAACATCGGGGACTATGTAACGATCTATGGACGGAAAGCGCTACTGGTAGCGCATAAGGATGATCAGGCCCGGGTTCAGGATTACCTGGACAAGGCGGTTGCCAAAGGCGGCTTCGAATTCGTAACCGGCGGCTTCGGCGGGGAATGTACGCTTAAGGAGATCGACCGGCTGGAGCAGTTCGCGGCAGCGGAAGGCTGTGACGTCATTGTTGGCCTCGGCGGCGGCAAAGCGCTGGATACAGCCAAGGCGATCGCCAACCGCGCAAGAATTGCGATTATTGTCGTACCGACCATTGCGGCCACAGATGCACCATGCAGCGGCTCTTCGGTGATCTATTCGGAGCACGGCGAGTTCGAATCCTATCTGTACGCACGGCAGAATCCCAATGTGGTGCTGGTGGATACCGGAATCATTGCCAATGCGCCGACGCGTTTTCTGGTGGCCGGGATGGGGGATGCGCTGTCGACCTTTTTTGAAGCGAGGTCCTGTGTCAGAGGGTTCACCTATAACAATTCCGGGGCGGTAAGCACCAAGGCGGCGATGGAGCTGGCGCGGCTCTGCTACGAAACACTGCTGGAGGACGGACTGAAGGCCAAAGCGGCCAATGACAGCAAGGTAGTTACGCAGGCACTGGAGAATATTATCGAGACGAATATCCTGCTTAGCGGACTTGGATTTGAGAGCGGGGGACTGGCCGCAGCGCATGCGGTGCATAACGGGCTGACCATTCTGGAGGAGACCCATCATTATTATCACGGGGAAAAGGTGGCTTTCGGCACACTGGTGCACATGGTGCTGGAGAACGCGCCGCAGGCGGAGCTCGATACGGTGCTGGCCTTCTGCAAGTCGATTGGACTTCCTACCTGTCTGAAGGACCTCGGGGTTACGGATATAAGCAAAGAGCGGCTGATGCCGGTGGCTGAAAGAGCCTGCGCCGAAGGGGAATCGATTCATAATATGCCGTTCCCGGTCACTCCTTATGATGTGTATGCGGCCATTCTGGCTGCGGACCGGCTGGGCGGAAGCGGAGGCGGAGCCAGATGA
- a CDS encoding PocR ligand-binding domain-containing protein produces the protein MRNSLELLEHVVDTQALQVIQDDLAAVTDMAVLTVDAAGKPVTRHSKCTDFCRAMRSATQSSRLCESCDYRGGHAAQSMQRPYVYKCHMGIVDMAVPLVVGSKYLGSIMLGQISIPGQDTGKELDVLSASGGSDQGEHGAMLEEYYRSLPVMSYERIESVASLVTHMSHYITGRIGAKNRTYAFGKTAAVKHTEEKAAQEQATPVPLLQEQETGHPAGGQQATGTTGGSIRLKPALEYIHGHYREPLRLAEMAKLCWISADYFSRLFRQETGSTFSSYINSLRLEEAKRCLVEEADSVVSIAYSLGYEDSGYFIRTFKKFAGDTPAAYRLKHR, from the coding sequence ATGAGGAACTCTTTGGAACTGCTTGAGCATGTCGTGGATACACAGGCGCTGCAGGTCATTCAGGACGATCTTGCTGCGGTTACGGATATGGCGGTGCTTACGGTGGATGCTGCCGGCAAGCCGGTTACCCGGCACAGCAAATGCACGGACTTTTGCAGAGCGATGAGATCAGCTACCCAGTCCTCCAGGTTATGTGAGAGCTGTGATTACCGCGGGGGACATGCTGCGCAGAGCATGCAGCGTCCCTATGTCTATAAATGCCATATGGGCATTGTGGATATGGCGGTACCGCTGGTAGTCGGCAGCAAGTACCTTGGCTCCATTATGCTGGGGCAGATCTCCATCCCCGGACAGGATACCGGCAAGGAACTTGATGTGCTAAGTGCATCCGGCGGTTCAGACCAGGGGGAGCATGGCGCAATGCTGGAGGAATATTACCGGAGCCTTCCGGTGATGTCCTATGAGCGGATCGAATCCGTAGCCAGTCTGGTTACCCATATGAGTCATTATATAACGGGCAGGATAGGCGCTAAGAATCGGACTTATGCATTTGGCAAGACTGCTGCTGTGAAGCATACAGAGGAAAAAGCTGCGCAAGAGCAGGCTACTCCCGTTCCCCTTCTGCAGGAGCAGGAAACTGGCCATCCGGCAGGCGGGCAGCAAGCTACGGGCACAACAGGCGGAAGCATCCGGCTGAAGCCGGCGCTGGAGTACATTCATGGGCATTACCGGGAGCCGCTGAGACTGGCGGAGATGGCCAAGTTATGCTGGATCAGTGCAGATTATTTCAGCAGACTGTTCCGGCAGGAGACGGGCAGCACTTTTTCTTCCTATATAAATAGCCTTAGACTTGAGGAAGCGAAACGTTGTCTGGTGGAAGAGGCGGATTCTGTCGTGAGCATTGCGTATTCACTGGGATATGAGGACAGCGGGTATTTCATCCGGACCTTCAAGAAGTTTGCAGGAGACACCCCGGCGGCCTACCGCCTGAAGCACCGCTGA